The following are encoded together in the Armatimonadota bacterium genome:
- a CDS encoding PD40 domain-containing protein, with protein MTHLLRGLLLLVFPGGLALLAGCSCAPDSSPLESATLIHRLPEISPDYSGVTVPANFAPINFAVHEPGDAYLVKIAGDNGSPVTVSSQSPGIEIPIRQWRTLLESNRGKDLLVVIAVRTGGDWHRFAPLKVSVADSEIDRYLVHRQITPIYNLWRDVGLYQRDLTGWGQRTVLHGSHFSWGCTNCHSFSANKTDRMTVGIRSSAHGVSTLMVDKGRIEPLGTGWTYTSWHPSGNVAAYSSNKVRQFFHTARQEVRDVVDLDSDLMIFDARTHKVAAPPQLAEQDRLETYPAWSADGKTLYFCSAPILWSDRDTMPPERYDEVRYDLRSASYDPDTGKWGPVKTVISARDAGKSILLPRPSPDGRWLMYCQTDYGCFPVLQPSSDLWLLDLQTGKRRELKELNSQWSESWHSWSHDGRWVAFSSKRLDGLFTRTFFSHVDEAGNFSKPVILPQRKADFYDGYLKTFSVPELVTEPVPVSQRALARAARSTRKTKLELPEVSMTAKKGEAGSPWRQGGAR; from the coding sequence ATGACCCATCTCCTTCGCGGATTACTCCTGCTGGTCTTTCCCGGCGGCCTGGCTCTTCTCGCGGGCTGCAGTTGCGCGCCCGATTCGTCCCCGCTCGAGAGCGCCACGCTCATTCACCGTCTGCCGGAGATCAGTCCGGACTACTCGGGAGTGACTGTGCCCGCGAACTTTGCGCCCATCAATTTCGCTGTGCATGAGCCGGGCGACGCGTACCTGGTCAAGATCGCCGGCGACAACGGCAGTCCCGTCACTGTCAGCAGCCAATCCCCCGGGATCGAGATACCGATCCGGCAATGGCGCACGCTTCTCGAAAGCAATCGCGGGAAGGACCTTCTGGTGGTCATCGCAGTCCGGACCGGAGGCGACTGGCACCGATTCGCTCCGTTGAAGGTGTCCGTGGCAGACAGCGAGATCGACCGCTACCTGGTGCACCGCCAGATCACTCCGATCTACAATCTGTGGCGCGATGTGGGTCTGTACCAGCGAGACTTGACAGGGTGGGGACAGCGCACGGTACTCCACGGTTCGCATTTCAGCTGGGGCTGCACGAATTGTCACTCGTTCTCTGCGAACAAGACAGACCGGATGACGGTGGGTATCCGCAGTTCAGCCCACGGCGTCTCAACCCTGATGGTGGATAAGGGGCGCATCGAGCCCCTCGGCACGGGCTGGACGTACACTTCATGGCATCCGTCCGGCAATGTCGCGGCATACTCTTCGAACAAGGTGCGCCAGTTCTTCCACACCGCCCGGCAGGAGGTGCGGGATGTGGTGGACCTGGATTCGGACCTCATGATCTTCGACGCCCGCACCCACAAGGTCGCAGCGCCCCCCCAACTGGCCGAGCAGGATCGCCTGGAGACCTACCCGGCTTGGTCAGCGGACGGGAAGACGCTCTACTTCTGCAGCGCGCCCATACTCTGGAGTGACCGAGACACCATGCCTCCGGAGCGTTACGACGAGGTGCGCTACGACCTGCGTAGCGCAAGTTACGATCCGGATACCGGCAAGTGGGGCCCGGTGAAGACGGTGATCTCGGCCCGCGATGCCGGCAAGAGTATCCTTTTGCCGAGGCCTTCTCCCGACGGTCGCTGGCTCATGTATTGCCAGACAGACTACGGATGCTTTCCCGTGCTTCAGCCCAGCAGCGATCTGTGGTTGCTGGACCTGCAGACAGGGAAACGCCGGGAGCTCAAGGAGCTGAACAGCCAGTGGTCGGAGTCCTGGCACTCGTGGTCTCATGATGGCCGCTGGGTGGCTTTCAGCAGTAAACGCCTGGACGGTCTGTTCACCCGCACCTTTTTCAGCCACGTGGATGAGGCCGGCAACTTCAGCAAGCCGGTGATCCTGCCTCAGCGGAAAGCGGACTTCTACGACGGCTACCTGAAGACGTTTTCGGTGCCCGAGCTGGTGACCGAACCGGTTCCAGTGAGCCAACGGGCCCTTGCTCGCGCAGCACGATCCACCCGAAAGACCAAGCTGGAGTTGCCGGAAGTCTCGATGACCGCGAAGAAAGGCGAAGCCGGCTCTCCGTGGCGTCAGGGAGGAGCGCGCTAG